The Pogona vitticeps strain Pit_001003342236 chromosome 6, PviZW2.1, whole genome shotgun sequence genome contains a region encoding:
- the NFE2L1 gene encoding endoplasmic reticulum membrane sensor NFE2L1 isoform X6, with protein MAVGGGKVSGAPRQRGWSRKGTGGVRTHPTWNEGRHLEDIDLIDILWRQDIDLGAGREIFDYSHRQKENEVDKEPNNGEEYGDGWRNRGGSVAERALLVDGETGESFPAQAPGVEDQTALSLEECLRLLEATFPFGENSEFPAADAPCLTEALPSESGPSIVPDGLLSPLPTETELPFDLEQQWQDLMSIMETQGMEMNSTTASENLYNGTAGDILATNYTLAPSTPINQNVSLHQASLGGCTQDFPSLFSSEIESPSGAGSSALLQLVPDNSTGFNTTFGSTNLSGIFFPPQLNGTVNETSGSELPDPLGGLLDEAMLDEISLMDLAIEEGFNPVQASRLEEEFDSDSGLSLDSSHSPASLSSSEASSSSSSSASSSFSEEGAVGYNSDSENVDFEDAEGAVGYQPEYSKFCRMSYQNPSQLQYLPYLEHVGHNHTYNMVPRTLDADEPQPASLSKKSAKEKQADFLDKQMSRDEHRARAMKIPFPNEKIINLPVEEFNELLSKYQLSEAQLSLIRDIRRRGKNKMAAQNCRKRKLDTILNLERDVEDLQRDKSKLLREKVEFLRSIRQMKQKVQSLYQEVFGRLRDENGQPYSPSQYALQHASDGSVILIPRSLADQQGRRQEKKQKDRRK; from the exons ATGGCTGTAGGTGGGGGGAAGGTATCTGGAGCCCCACGACAACGGGGATGGTCCAGAAAAGGAACAGGCGGGGTGAGGACGCACCCCACTTGGAATGAAGGGCGGCACTTGGAG gatATTGATTTAATTGACATCCTGTGGAGACAAGATATTGACCTTGGAGCTGGGCGTGAGATTTTTGACTACAGCCACCGTCAGAAGGAGAACGAAGTGGACAAAGAACCGAATAATGGGGAGGAGTATGGGGATGGCTGGAGGAACAGAGGCGGCAGCGTTGCAGAAAGGGCCTTGCTAGTGGATGGTGAGACAGGGGAGAGCTTCCCTGCACAG GCACCTGGGGTTGAGGACCAGACAGCCTTGTCCTTGGAGGAGTGCCTTAGGCTGCTGGAGGCCACATTTCCCTTTGGAGAAAATTCAGag TTTCCAGCTGCAGATGCCCCCTGCCTAACTGAAGCTCTGCCTAGTGAGAGTGGACCTTCCATTGTGCCAGACGGGCTCTTGTCACCTCTTCCGACAGAGACCGAGTTGCCCTTTGACCTGGAACAGCAGTGGCAGGACCTCATGTCTATTATGGAAACACAG ggCATGGAGATGAACAGCACGACTGCCTCAGAGAACCTGTACAATGGCACAGCTGGTGACATCCTGGCAACAAACTACACCCTTGCCCCATCTACTCCCATCAACCAGAATGTCAGTCTGCATCAGGCATCACTGGGTGGTTGCACAcaggacttcccttctctgttcAGCTCTGAGATTGAGAGCCCTTCAGGGGCTGGCAGTTCGGCTTTGTTGCAGCTGGTCCCTGACAATTCCACTGGTTTTAACACTACCTTTGGCTCTACCAACCTGAGTGGAATCTTCTTTCCTCCCCAGCTAAATGGCACTGTAAATGAAACATCTGGATCAGAACTCCCAGATCCTTTGGGGGGGCTTCTGGATGAAGCCATGCTAGATGAGATCAGTTTGATGGACTTGGCTATCGAAGAAGGTTTCAACCCAGTGCAGGCCTCTCGCCTGGAGGAGGAATTTGATTCTGACTCAGGGCTCTCCTTGGACTCGAGCCATAGCCCTGCTTCTCTTAGCAGCTcagaagcatcatcatcatcttcatcatcagcCTCTTCATCCTTTTCTGAAGAAGGGGCTGTGGGCTATAACTCTGACTCTGAAAATGTGGACTTTGAAGATGCAGAAGGGGCTGTTGGGTATCAGCCAGAGTACAGCAAGTTCTGTCGTATGAGTTACCAGAATCCTTCTCAGTTGCAATATCTGCCTTATCTGGAGCATGTGGGTCATAACCACACCTACAACATGGTTCCCAGGACCTTAGATGCTGATGAgccacagccagccagcctgaGCAAAAAGAGCGCCAAGGAAAAACAGGCAGACTTTCTGGATAAGCAGATGAGCAGAGATGAACACCGAGCCCGAGCCATGAAGATTCCTTTTCCCAATGAGAAGATCATCAACTTGCCTGTAGAGGAATTTAATGAACTCCTGTCTAAGTACCAGCTGAGTGAGGCCCAGCTGAGTCTCATCCGGGACATCCGGAGACGGGGCAAGAACAAGATGGCTGCCCAGAACTGTCGGAAGAGAAAGCTGGACACTATCCTCAACCTGGAAAGAGATGTGGAGGATTTGCAGAGAGACAAGTCAAAGCTGCTCAGGGAGAAAGTGGAGTTCCTCAGGTCCATACGTCAGATGAAGCAAAAGGTGCAGAGCCTTTACCAGGAAGTGTTTGGACGCCTGCGGGATGAGAATGGCCAGCCCTACTCCCCAAGTCAGTATGCCCTACAGCATGCCAGTGATGGCAGTGTTATCCTAATACCACGCTCCTTGGCTGACCAGCAGGGCAGGCGtcaagagaagaaacagaaagacagGAGGAAGTGA
- the NFE2L1 gene encoding endoplasmic reticulum membrane sensor NFE2L1 isoform X7, producing the protein MRKDIDLIDILWRQDIDLGAGREIFDYSHRQKENEVDKEPNNGEEYGDGWRNRGGSVAERALLVDGETGESFPAQAPGVEDQTALSLEECLRLLEATFPFGENSEFPAADAPCLTEALPSESGPSIVPDGLLSPLPTETELPFDLEQQWQDLMSIMETQGMEMNSTTASENLYNGTAGDILATNYTLAPSTPINQNVSLHQASLGGCTQDFPSLFSSEIESPSGAGSSALLQLVPDNSTGFNTTFGSTNLSGIFFPPQLNGTVNETSGSELPDPLGGLLDEAMLDEISLMDLAIEEGFNPVQASRLEEEFDSDSGLSLDSSHSPASLSSSEASSSSSSSASSSFSEEGAVGYNSDSENVDFEDAEGAVGYQPEYSKFCRMSYQNPSQLQYLPYLEHVGHNHTYNMVPRTLDADEPQPASLSKKSAKEKQADFLDKQMSRDEHRARAMKIPFPNEKIINLPVEEFNELLSKYQLSEAQLSLIRDIRRRGKNKMAAQNCRKRKLDTILNLERDVEDLQRDKSKLLREKVEFLRSIRQMKQKVQSLYQEVFGRLRDENGQPYSPSQYALQHASDGSVILIPRSLADQQGRRQEKKQKDRRK; encoded by the exons gatATTGATTTAATTGACATCCTGTGGAGACAAGATATTGACCTTGGAGCTGGGCGTGAGATTTTTGACTACAGCCACCGTCAGAAGGAGAACGAAGTGGACAAAGAACCGAATAATGGGGAGGAGTATGGGGATGGCTGGAGGAACAGAGGCGGCAGCGTTGCAGAAAGGGCCTTGCTAGTGGATGGTGAGACAGGGGAGAGCTTCCCTGCACAG GCACCTGGGGTTGAGGACCAGACAGCCTTGTCCTTGGAGGAGTGCCTTAGGCTGCTGGAGGCCACATTTCCCTTTGGAGAAAATTCAGag TTTCCAGCTGCAGATGCCCCCTGCCTAACTGAAGCTCTGCCTAGTGAGAGTGGACCTTCCATTGTGCCAGACGGGCTCTTGTCACCTCTTCCGACAGAGACCGAGTTGCCCTTTGACCTGGAACAGCAGTGGCAGGACCTCATGTCTATTATGGAAACACAG ggCATGGAGATGAACAGCACGACTGCCTCAGAGAACCTGTACAATGGCACAGCTGGTGACATCCTGGCAACAAACTACACCCTTGCCCCATCTACTCCCATCAACCAGAATGTCAGTCTGCATCAGGCATCACTGGGTGGTTGCACAcaggacttcccttctctgttcAGCTCTGAGATTGAGAGCCCTTCAGGGGCTGGCAGTTCGGCTTTGTTGCAGCTGGTCCCTGACAATTCCACTGGTTTTAACACTACCTTTGGCTCTACCAACCTGAGTGGAATCTTCTTTCCTCCCCAGCTAAATGGCACTGTAAATGAAACATCTGGATCAGAACTCCCAGATCCTTTGGGGGGGCTTCTGGATGAAGCCATGCTAGATGAGATCAGTTTGATGGACTTGGCTATCGAAGAAGGTTTCAACCCAGTGCAGGCCTCTCGCCTGGAGGAGGAATTTGATTCTGACTCAGGGCTCTCCTTGGACTCGAGCCATAGCCCTGCTTCTCTTAGCAGCTcagaagcatcatcatcatcttcatcatcagcCTCTTCATCCTTTTCTGAAGAAGGGGCTGTGGGCTATAACTCTGACTCTGAAAATGTGGACTTTGAAGATGCAGAAGGGGCTGTTGGGTATCAGCCAGAGTACAGCAAGTTCTGTCGTATGAGTTACCAGAATCCTTCTCAGTTGCAATATCTGCCTTATCTGGAGCATGTGGGTCATAACCACACCTACAACATGGTTCCCAGGACCTTAGATGCTGATGAgccacagccagccagcctgaGCAAAAAGAGCGCCAAGGAAAAACAGGCAGACTTTCTGGATAAGCAGATGAGCAGAGATGAACACCGAGCCCGAGCCATGAAGATTCCTTTTCCCAATGAGAAGATCATCAACTTGCCTGTAGAGGAATTTAATGAACTCCTGTCTAAGTACCAGCTGAGTGAGGCCCAGCTGAGTCTCATCCGGGACATCCGGAGACGGGGCAAGAACAAGATGGCTGCCCAGAACTGTCGGAAGAGAAAGCTGGACACTATCCTCAACCTGGAAAGAGATGTGGAGGATTTGCAGAGAGACAAGTCAAAGCTGCTCAGGGAGAAAGTGGAGTTCCTCAGGTCCATACGTCAGATGAAGCAAAAGGTGCAGAGCCTTTACCAGGAAGTGTTTGGACGCCTGCGGGATGAGAATGGCCAGCCCTACTCCCCAAGTCAGTATGCCCTACAGCATGCCAGTGATGGCAGTGTTATCCTAATACCACGCTCCTTGGCTGACCAGCAGGGCAGGCGtcaagagaagaaacagaaagacagGAGGAAGTGA